The Desulfatiglans sp. genome includes a window with the following:
- a CDS encoding restriction endonuclease, with protein MNKKVKKRIDEALNVLLSLGLPKAQQNERSALSLLALLNLSPNKQWSEAENPLMGITPIMDWMQAHYKKTYAPNSRETVRRQTMHQFVDAGVVLYNPDTPDRPVNSPKAVYQIEPQTLKLLRSFGTKKWHDNLVEFLSHRETLAKRYANEREQNRVPVQIKKGKKITLSPGEHSELIKAIIEDFGPRFAPDSILVYAGDTGDKWGYFDAALLTELGIEVDAHGKMPDVVLYYAKRNWLLLVESVTSHGPMDAKRHSELAKLFKNAKHGLVYVTAFPNRSIMARYLNEIAWETEVWVAEAPSHLIHFNGERFLGPY; from the coding sequence ATGAATAAAAAAGTCAAAAAACGAATAGACGAAGCATTAAATGTACTTCTATCTCTGGGCTTACCAAAAGCTCAGCAGAATGAACGCTCTGCCCTTTCTCTGCTTGCCTTACTCAACCTTTCCCCGAACAAACAATGGTCTGAGGCAGAAAATCCGCTTATGGGTATAACACCAATAATGGACTGGATGCAGGCGCATTATAAGAAGACATATGCACCAAATAGCCGTGAAACAGTTCGAAGGCAGACAATGCATCAATTTGTTGATGCAGGGGTTGTATTATATAACCCAGATACGCCGGACCGTCCTGTAAACAGCCCAAAGGCTGTTTATCAAATTGAACCACAGACTTTAAAGTTGCTACGCAGTTTTGGAACGAAAAAATGGCATGATAACCTTGTAGAATTTCTATCGCATCGTGAGACACTTGCAAAAAGATATGCAAACGAACGTGAACAAAACCGTGTTCCTGTTCAGATTAAAAAAGGAAAGAAAATTACACTCAGCCCCGGAGAGCATAGCGAACTAATCAAGGCAATTATTGAGGATTTCGGACCTCGGTTCGCGCCTGACAGCATCCTTGTTTATGCAGGAGACACAGGGGATAAATGGGGTTATTTTGATGCTGCCTTACTCACTGAACTTGGCATCGAGGTTGATGCCCACGGGAAAATGCCGGACGTAGTACTTTATTATGCTAAGCGTAACTGGCTTTTGCTTGTGGAATCAGTCACCAGTCATGGGCCAATGGATGCGAAACGACATTCTGAACTGGCTAAACTATTTAAAAACGCCAAGCATGGTCTTGTCTACGTAACTGCCTTTCCAAACCGTTCAATTATGGCAAGATATTTGAATGAAATAGCCTGGGAAACAGAGGTGTGGGTAGCTGAAGCCCCTTCGCATTTAATCCATTTCAATGGGGAAAGATTTTTAGGACCATACTGA
- a CDS encoding N-6 DNA methylase, whose amino-acid sequence MEPFLLSIVEKSRLNISRTTEQKKKSLYGQFFTPASIACFMANMFTRTSVDNCRLLDAGAGIGSLSAAFLERYISDDFYFKNVEIDAFEIDQSLLPYLAESLEVYKKHRNIVLNIRENDFIITAANSLCGDLFSKALPAYTHAILNPPYKKIRSNSEHRIALRKAGIETVNLYSAFVALAVALLEKGGQIVAIIPRSFCNGPYYLPFRKFLLDHAAFKHIHLFGSRTRAFKDDDVLQENVIIMMERGAKQEDVIITTSTDSTFSGLKTFEYPFDDIVTPDDINHFIHIPTSQKRKILHLNPFIRYSPKELDIGISTGPVVDFRMKSYLREMPEKGTVPLLYPGHFNGYNINWPKANFKKPNAIVHNKETEKWLYPNGFYCVVRRFSSKEEKRRVTAGVVRSDVFKEYNMLGFENHLNVFHEEKKGLPESLAYGLAGYLNSASVDERFRLFNGHTQVNATDLMTLKYPSRNALISLGEWMLEQGIPTQDEIDNKLRDLE is encoded by the coding sequence ATGGAGCCCTTTTTGCTATCAATAGTTGAAAAATCAAGATTAAACATCTCAAGAACCACAGAACAAAAGAAAAAGTCCCTGTATGGCCAGTTTTTCACGCCTGCCAGTATTGCCTGCTTTATGGCGAATATGTTTACCCGGACATCTGTTGACAATTGCCGGCTTCTTGATGCAGGGGCAGGGATAGGGTCGCTTTCAGCCGCATTTCTTGAACGATATATTTCGGATGATTTTTATTTTAAGAATGTTGAAATAGATGCCTTTGAGATCGATCAGTCATTGTTACCCTATTTAGCAGAATCACTTGAAGTCTATAAAAAACATAGAAATATTGTCTTAAATATAAGGGAAAATGATTTTATAATTACAGCAGCCAATTCACTGTGCGGAGACCTTTTCAGCAAAGCACTACCAGCATATACCCATGCAATCCTTAATCCGCCATATAAAAAAATCAGAAGTAATTCCGAACACAGGATAGCACTAAGAAAAGCAGGGATTGAAACAGTCAATCTATATTCGGCCTTTGTAGCGCTGGCTGTTGCCTTGCTTGAAAAAGGCGGCCAGATAGTCGCAATCATACCAAGGAGTTTCTGCAATGGGCCATATTATCTTCCCTTCAGAAAGTTCCTTCTCGATCATGCAGCGTTCAAGCACATACACTTGTTTGGTTCCAGGACAAGGGCATTCAAGGATGATGATGTACTGCAGGAAAATGTAATAATCATGATGGAGCGTGGGGCAAAACAGGAAGATGTGATTATTACAACCTCCACAGACTCAACCTTCTCTGGCTTAAAAACCTTTGAATATCCATTTGATGATATTGTTACTCCTGATGATATTAACCATTTTATTCATATCCCGACCTCACAAAAAAGGAAAATCCTGCACCTTAATCCTTTTATCCGATATAGCCCTAAAGAGTTAGATATAGGTATTTCCACCGGCCCGGTGGTGGATTTTCGGATGAAAAGTTATTTAAGAGAGATGCCTGAAAAGGGGACTGTCCCGCTCCTTTATCCGGGGCATTTTAATGGCTATAATATCAACTGGCCAAAGGCCAATTTTAAAAAACCAAATGCGATTGTTCATAACAAAGAGACAGAAAAATGGCTCTACCCCAATGGCTTTTATTGTGTTGTGCGAAGGTTTTCATCCAAAGAAGAGAAACGACGTGTAACCGCAGGGGTTGTTCGCTCCGATGTGTTCAAAGAATATAATATGCTTGGGTTTGAAAACCATTTAAATGTATTTCATGAAGAAAAAAAGGGATTGCCTGAATCCCTGGCCTATGGCCTTGCCGGATATCTTAACAGCGCATCAGTTGATGAAAGATTCAGGCTGTTCAATGGTCACACCCAGGTTAATGCAACTGATCTGATGACGCTAAAATACCCCAGCCGAAACGCCTTGATTTCATTGGGTGAGTGGATGCTTGAACAGGGAATACCGACACAGGATGAGATTGATAATAAACTTAGGGATCTCGAATAA
- a CDS encoding DEAD/DEAH box helicase: MKNESSNNTVPFKPGDWLIDKSNPGQPGQYTGNCRKAGPHTMVQLIFPGGGSVYRPITCLKLIKNTKGTIEDRLKEGHFGKIRDLQRLITYEKLKGVLYEVIYSMEAAQIDFYPYQFKPVLKFINSPTERLIIADEVGLGKTIEAALIWIELQARRQAKRLLVVCPKLLADKWCDELRSKFLIDARVVNFSGLSQEIKHLKSEGPGHSFALIAAYTGIRPPKSELQYLKEPQDEQLKVSSKTAFLQEIRHWDLDFDPFDLVIFDEAHYMRNPATTTFNLGSSLAQTAGGVLCVSATPVNNSNVDLHSLLRLTDEDFFETQGMFEELLEVNRPTVQASNALSKFPVDTQLLMTAVEGMSSSPFIKQSPLFKQFLEILESISPADKSKIAKCQELAEKLNLLGNYVNRTRRVQVKENRPIRVPKVIQVEYSKEEMQLYCTILQLVRARCRKDNRLFHVFRVIGLQLRAASCLPAIAAEIRDGRLGDPEELLSEALGEETLNDFDDNITDEELDKESFSRLLEYDFEKNDSKYCQLRNMLTEHIPDEKVIIFAYYRQTLAYLQRRLIANGITVTVIHGGIPNDRRWEEIDRFKDPRGPRVLLSSEVGSEGIDLQFCRVMTNYDLPWNPMRVEQRIGRIDRVGQQAKRLSIINFKVSGTIEERLYDRLHYKLEKFANSLGDLEAIIGNEVQSLTVDLLSKELSIEEEQRLMDQSERVIEERLLQIQALETEGDALIALSDYVQQKIEEGREKGRYIQPGELEDYLSDFFEREFQGSEINYNTPVDGCLRVRLSNEAQSSLSAFIGDDKSLTARPLRRKEFNITFRREVLQRLSFGQQKSINFINHLSPLIRWITKINAEGAHNFYDVAALKINDTFLPPGDYCYRIERWKLKGLLNREMLAYGVARVYGGTIYPEDVSEKIIQKLLRDGKDWDYVDCDTEALLEAHNRVVNDLELRFNDAVVDFEAENDTSYQIKVQRVKGIFDRRIEQDKQRLKTLREANRDPRIIRMTEGRLNTGIKNKEQRLLELSEKAKTDIEQAQVAAGIFRVMN; this comes from the coding sequence ATGAAAAACGAATCATCAAATAATACTGTACCTTTTAAACCTGGTGATTGGCTTATAGATAAGAGCAATCCAGGTCAGCCTGGACAATATACTGGAAACTGTCGTAAAGCTGGACCTCACACTATGGTCCAATTGATTTTTCCTGGAGGAGGCTCAGTTTACAGGCCCATTACTTGCCTTAAGCTTATTAAAAATACCAAAGGTACAATTGAAGATCGTTTAAAGGAAGGACACTTTGGCAAGATCCGCGATCTTCAAAGACTGATTACCTATGAAAAACTCAAAGGAGTCCTTTATGAAGTAATATATTCAATGGAGGCAGCCCAGATAGATTTCTACCCTTATCAGTTCAAACCTGTTTTAAAATTTATAAACTCACCAACCGAACGGCTTATCATCGCTGACGAAGTAGGTTTAGGAAAAACAATTGAAGCTGCACTCATTTGGATAGAACTTCAGGCCAGGCGGCAGGCAAAACGACTGCTAGTAGTGTGTCCAAAGTTGCTGGCAGATAAGTGGTGTGATGAATTACGAAGTAAGTTTCTCATTGATGCACGAGTAGTTAATTTTTCAGGGTTGAGCCAGGAAATAAAACACCTTAAATCAGAGGGGCCGGGACACTCTTTTGCCTTGATTGCGGCTTATACTGGTATAAGGCCCCCTAAATCTGAACTGCAATACTTAAAGGAACCACAGGATGAACAACTCAAAGTTTCATCAAAAACAGCTTTTTTACAAGAAATACGACACTGGGATTTGGATTTTGACCCATTTGATTTAGTAATATTTGATGAAGCCCATTATATGAGGAATCCGGCAACAACAACATTTAATCTTGGATCAAGTTTGGCACAGACTGCCGGAGGCGTTCTTTGTGTGTCCGCAACTCCAGTGAATAATAGCAATGTTGATTTGCACAGCTTACTACGTCTGACAGATGAAGATTTTTTTGAAACACAGGGCATGTTCGAAGAACTTTTAGAAGTGAATAGACCTACTGTGCAGGCGTCAAATGCATTATCAAAATTTCCTGTAGATACTCAACTTCTGATGACAGCGGTAGAGGGTATGAGCTCAAGCCCTTTTATAAAACAATCACCACTTTTTAAGCAATTCCTTGAAATCCTTGAGAGCATAAGCCCTGCAGATAAGAGTAAAATTGCAAAGTGTCAGGAGTTGGCTGAAAAATTAAATCTTTTAGGGAACTATGTTAATAGAACTCGCAGGGTCCAGGTAAAAGAAAATAGACCTATTCGCGTCCCAAAAGTTATTCAGGTTGAGTACTCGAAAGAAGAAATGCAGCTCTACTGTACTATTCTACAACTCGTGCGCGCACGATGTCGCAAAGATAATAGACTTTTTCATGTATTTAGAGTCATTGGGTTACAGCTTAGAGCTGCAAGTTGTTTGCCAGCCATCGCTGCAGAAATTCGCGATGGTCGGCTAGGTGATCCGGAAGAGCTTTTATCGGAGGCCCTGGGCGAAGAAACATTAAATGATTTTGATGACAATATTACTGATGAAGAATTAGATAAGGAATCTTTTTCTAGGTTACTTGAATATGATTTTGAAAAAAATGACAGTAAATATTGTCAACTCCGAAATATGCTTACTGAGCATATCCCGGATGAAAAAGTGATAATATTCGCCTATTATCGCCAAACTCTTGCATACTTGCAACGCAGATTAATAGCAAATGGTATTACAGTTACTGTGATACACGGTGGCATACCAAATGACCGGCGTTGGGAGGAGATTGATCGTTTTAAAGACCCTAGAGGCCCGCGTGTTCTTCTTTCATCAGAGGTTGGAAGCGAAGGTATTGATTTGCAATTCTGTCGTGTAATGACAAATTATGATTTACCATGGAATCCAATGAGAGTTGAGCAGAGAATAGGGCGTATTGATAGAGTTGGTCAACAGGCAAAACGGCTTTCTATTATAAATTTTAAAGTCAGTGGGACTATTGAAGAAAGACTTTATGACCGGCTTCATTATAAACTTGAAAAATTTGCTAACAGTCTTGGTGACCTTGAAGCAATTATTGGTAATGAAGTTCAAAGCCTTACTGTTGACCTGTTAAGTAAGGAATTATCTATAGAGGAAGAGCAAAGACTGATGGATCAGTCTGAACGTGTCATAGAAGAGCGTTTACTCCAGATTCAAGCTTTGGAGACTGAGGGAGACGCTCTTATCGCTCTTTCTGACTATGTACAGCAAAAAATAGAAGAAGGTCGTGAAAAAGGAAGGTATATTCAACCTGGTGAACTGGAGGATTATTTAAGTGATTTTTTCGAACGCGAATTTCAAGGTTCAGAAATAAATTACAATACTCCAGTGGATGGATGTCTTCGAGTAAGACTCAGTAATGAGGCCCAGTCATCCTTATCTGCCTTTATTGGTGATGATAAATCTCTTACTGCCCGCCCTTTACGCAGAAAAGAGTTTAATATTACTTTTAGGCGCGAAGTGCTTCAAAGACTATCTTTTGGCCAGCAAAAGTCTATTAATTTTATCAATCACCTTTCGCCGCTAATACGTTGGATTACAAAAATAAACGCAGAAGGAGCGCATAATTTTTATGATGTTGCTGCTCTGAAAATCAATGACACATTTTTACCTCCTGGAGATTATTGTTACAGAATCGAAAGATGGAAGCTTAAAGGCCTATTAAACCGGGAAATGTTGGCTTATGGTGTTGCAAGAGTATACGGAGGGACAATTTATCCGGAAGATGTATCAGAAAAGATTATTCAAAAACTTCTGCGTGATGGAAAAGATTGGGATTATGTTGATTGTGATACCGAAGCACTGCTTGAGGCCCATAACAGGGTGGTAAATGACTTGGAATTACGTTTTAATGATGCAGTAGTAGACTTTGAGGCGGAGAATGATACTTCATACCAGATTAAGGTTCAACGAGTGAAAGGAATCTTTGATCGTCGTATTGAACAAGATAAACAACGCTTAAAAACATTGCGAGAAGCAAATCGTGATCCAAGGATAATAAGGATGACAGAAGGACGACTTAATACAGGCATTAAAAATAAGGAACAAAGGCTCCTTGAGTTGAGTGAAAAGGCAAAAACTGATATAGAGCAGGCGCAGGTAGCAGCGGGGATATTTAGAGTAATGAACTAG